A section of the Pseudanabaena mucicola str. Chao 1806 genome encodes:
- the cynS gene encoding cyanase translates to MTVEFPAFTQTLLAAKKAKGLSFADLEKLLGHDEVWIASLFYGQNSTSLEEAQKIAEILGLGEDIATTLSSYPSKGLGPVVPTDPLIYRFYEIMQVYGYPMKEIIHEKFGDGIMSAIDFTLDIEKVEDPKGDRVKVTMNGKFLPYKKW, encoded by the coding sequence ATGACCGTTGAATTTCCTGCCTTTACACAAACACTGTTAGCAGCTAAAAAAGCCAAAGGACTAAGCTTTGCTGATCTAGAAAAGCTTCTAGGACATGACGAAGTATGGATTGCTTCGCTATTTTATGGACAGAACAGTACTTCTCTCGAAGAAGCTCAAAAAATTGCAGAAATCCTTGGACTAGGAGAAGATATTGCTACAACTTTGAGTTCTTATCCTAGTAAGGGTTTAGGACCTGTTGTTCCCACAGATCCTTTGATTTATCGCTTCTATGAAATCATGCAAGTTTACGGATATCCGATGAAGGAAATCATCCATGAGAAGTTTGGTGATGGTATTATGAGCGCTATTGACTTTACCCTCGATATCGAGAAAGTAGAAGACCCTAAAGGTGATCGTGTAAAGGTAACAATGAACGGCAAATTCCTTCCCTACAAAAAATGGTAG
- a CDS encoding potassium channel family protein: MIPKIYLNYQQLQPIVLQRELLQYQRSLLVNVGILIALVIIGTLGYHWIEGWSWFDSLYMTIITLATIGYGETNPLRLEGRIFTLTLIVMGVISISYIAAQFTSAIANGHIYNILQARRQRKVMESLDKHYIVCGFGRTGRQVSAEFAAEGSIPFVVIDSDPVMIDQAEQEGYPAVQGDAALDNTLILAGVDRAICIVAALPSDAENLYTVLSAKTLNPDIRTIARASTEESMKKLRRGGADEVISPYITGGKRMAAVALRPQVMDFVDGIIAGSNRSFYIEEYRIDEPSYVGMSLKKASLRSQTGALVLAIRRADGDVIAGPDGNTEILQGDVLISMGTPEQLRALNKLLSPLSKKQNVLRLPRIK; this comes from the coding sequence ATGATTCCCAAGATTTATCTAAACTACCAACAGTTACAGCCAATTGTTTTACAGCGTGAGTTATTGCAATATCAGCGTAGTTTGCTGGTGAATGTGGGGATCTTAATCGCTCTAGTGATAATTGGAACCCTAGGATATCACTGGATTGAAGGATGGAGTTGGTTTGATTCTCTATATATGACGATCATTACCCTTGCCACAATTGGCTATGGGGAAACCAATCCTTTACGTTTAGAAGGGCGCATATTTACATTGACTTTGATTGTGATGGGGGTAATTAGCATTAGCTATATCGCAGCACAGTTTACATCAGCAATCGCCAATGGTCATATTTATAATATTCTTCAGGCAAGGCGACAGAGAAAAGTTATGGAATCACTCGACAAACATTACATTGTTTGTGGATTTGGGAGAACGGGGCGACAGGTGAGCGCCGAATTTGCAGCTGAGGGGAGCATTCCATTTGTCGTGATTGATAGCGATCCTGTGATGATCGATCAGGCTGAACAGGAGGGCTATCCAGCGGTACAAGGTGATGCGGCTCTTGACAATACCTTAATCCTAGCAGGAGTTGATCGTGCTATTTGCATTGTGGCAGCACTGCCATCTGATGCCGAAAATCTCTACACCGTATTATCAGCCAAAACCTTAAATCCTGACATTCGGACGATCGCGCGAGCAAGCACTGAAGAGTCTATGAAAAAGCTGCGTCGAGGTGGAGCTGATGAGGTCATTTCCCCATATATTACAGGTGGTAAGCGCATGGCAGCAGTAGCATTACGTCCGCAGGTAATGGATTTTGTAGATGGCATTATTGCAGGCTCAAATCGCTCCTTTTATATTGAGGAATACCGCATTGATGAGCCGAGTTATGTTGGGATGTCCTTAAAAAAAGCGAGTTTGCGATCGCAAACGGGAGCTTTAGTATTAGCAATTCGGCGTGCTGATGGTGATGTCATTGCAGGACCTGATGGAAATACCGAAATTTTGCAGGGGGATGTCCTAATTTCGATGGGAACTCCTGAACAACTTCGCGCTTTAAACAAACTGCTCAGTCCTTTATCTAAAAAACAAAATGTTTTACGTCTACCTCGTATTAAGTAG
- a CDS encoding SirB1 family protein, with protein sequence MLSLPPARQKFWQIAHTPDSEMTITHLLEGALAIAWEEYPKMDLGHYREILEQMADDLQLRLSKTHYPLRIVQEINQYLFIEKAFRGNDTDYYNPCNSFINDVLDRRLGIPISLSIIYMVIGDRLGFPIEGISFPGHFIIRPQHPDLEIFIDPYNQGDILFPEDCEDKLAQLYGQRVPLQPEYLEPVSVRRILDRLLNNLKLIYLRRHETNKALASIERSLMLNPNVPTQWRDRGLICYQLERFTESRIDLENYLQHIPYAEDSQVIMQLIREMQN encoded by the coding sequence GTGTTAAGTCTTCCCCCAGCGAGGCAAAAATTTTGGCAGATTGCCCATACACCTGATTCTGAGATGACCATTACCCATTTGCTCGAAGGAGCATTGGCGATTGCATGGGAAGAATATCCCAAGATGGATCTCGGTCATTATCGAGAAATTTTGGAACAGATGGCAGATGATTTGCAGCTACGTCTCTCCAAAACCCATTATCCTCTCAGGATAGTTCAAGAGATCAATCAATACCTATTTATTGAAAAAGCTTTTCGTGGCAATGATACAGACTATTACAATCCCTGTAATAGCTTCATTAATGATGTTCTAGATCGTCGCCTAGGCATTCCTATATCATTATCAATTATTTATATGGTAATAGGCGATCGCCTTGGATTTCCGATCGAAGGAATTAGTTTTCCAGGACATTTTATAATTCGTCCTCAACATCCCGATCTCGAAATTTTTATTGATCCCTACAACCAAGGAGACATTTTATTTCCCGAAGATTGCGAGGATAAATTAGCGCAGCTATACGGGCAAAGAGTTCCTCTTCAGCCAGAATATCTAGAACCTGTCAGCGTTCGCCGCATTCTTGACCGTTTACTTAATAATTTAAAACTAATTTATTTGCGTCGCCATGAAACCAACAAAGCATTAGCGTCTATTGAGCGATCGCTAATGTTGAACCCCAATGTCCCAACTCAATGGCGTGATCGAGGCTTAATCTGTTACCAGCTCGAACGCTTTACCGAATCAAGAATAGATCTCGAAAACTATCTACAACATATCCCCTACGCTGAGGATAGCCAAGTTATTATGCAGTTAATTAGAGAGATGCAAAATTAA
- a CDS encoding ABC transporter permease produces MAAIQRVLPTHDYQAFALFLLILATILIFWEYGATSGWFSPLMPSAKSTFTDFWSWVSKPFYVKGTNDKGIGWHLITSLRRVAIGFSVGAAIAIPSGIVIGLFPVASKAFDPFIQILKPVSPLAWLPIGLGLLQDSESTAIFVIAITSLWPTLINTKFGVSSVDPTYLEVTRTLGASQWRTITKVILPAAAPSIVAGMRISAGIAWLVIVAAEILLGGTGVGYFVWNEWNNLSITSIIT; encoded by the coding sequence ATGGCAGCAATTCAGCGTGTGCTACCTACCCACGATTATCAAGCTTTTGCGCTCTTTTTATTGATCCTAGCCACGATCTTAATCTTCTGGGAATATGGTGCGACTTCAGGATGGTTTTCTCCATTGATGCCATCCGCTAAAAGTACTTTCACGGATTTTTGGAGCTGGGTTTCTAAGCCATTTTATGTCAAGGGAACCAATGATAAAGGCATTGGTTGGCATCTTATTACTAGTCTGCGCCGTGTGGCGATCGGCTTTAGTGTGGGTGCAGCGATCGCCATTCCTTCAGGAATTGTTATCGGTCTATTTCCCGTTGCATCCAAAGCCTTCGATCCCTTTATCCAAATTCTCAAACCCGTCTCACCCCTAGCTTGGCTGCCAATTGGCTTAGGGCTACTTCAAGATTCGGAAAGTACCGCCATATTCGTAATTGCGATTACGAGTCTCTGGCCAACACTGATTAATACTAAATTCGGTGTCAGTAGCGTTGACCCAACTTATTTGGAAGTAACCCGCACCCTTGGCGCTTCGCAATGGCGGACAATTACCAAGGTCATCCTCCCTGCGGCAGCTCCGAGCATTGTCGCAGGAATGCGAATCAGTGCAGGGATTGCTTGGCTCGTCATTGTTGCTGCCGAAATTCTGCTCGGTGGCACAGGCGTGGGCTACTTTGTCTGGAATGAATGGAATAATCTGAGCATCACCAGCATTATAACCTGA
- the rsmD gene encoding 16S rRNA (guanine(966)-N(2))-methyltransferase RsmD, whose product MSIRIKGDRAIKTPTGLSTRPTPSKVRAAVFNILQSRIYGANWLDICAGSGAMGAEALVRGANRVVGIELSAITCRIIKENWQKVANSEQIVQVIKGDAVKILPKLQPQFFDLVYFDPPYQSDLYQPVLKALSPLLTDDAIVIAECDRLRPLPDVMDSLVCSDRRQYGQTTLTFYKLSS is encoded by the coding sequence ATGTCTATTCGCATTAAGGGCGATCGCGCAATTAAAACTCCAACAGGACTATCTACACGTCCAACACCAAGTAAGGTGAGAGCAGCAGTCTTTAATATTTTGCAAAGTCGTATCTATGGTGCAAATTGGCTAGATATTTGTGCAGGATCAGGAGCAATGGGAGCCGAAGCTTTGGTGCGGGGAGCAAATCGAGTTGTAGGCATTGAATTATCCGCGATCACTTGTCGAATTATAAAGGAAAACTGGCAGAAAGTTGCAAATTCAGAACAGATCGTGCAAGTGATCAAGGGTGATGCTGTGAAGATTTTGCCAAAACTACAACCCCAATTTTTTGATCTAGTTTATTTTGATCCACCTTACCAAAGTGATCTGTATCAACCAGTTCTCAAAGCCTTATCTCCTTTATTGACCGATGATGCCATTGTCATTGCTGAGTGTGATCGTTTACGTCCACTGCCTGATGTAATGGACTCTTTGGTTTGTAGTGATCGCCGCCAATATGGACAAACAACTTTAACCTTTTATAAGCTTTCGAGTTAA
- a CDS encoding ABC transporter substrate-binding protein, whose translation MKADLWQLLEQGAFANATESQKRICYDLIKMAGGVEEAFSAAFGPQAQEFFTDAIQSSTFRRREFLIKVAAAAAVVTLTGCPSSPPPETPSKAPTTNTPNPPAANIEKANLKVGFLPITCATPIIMSEPLGFYSKYGLKVELVKMPSWAAVRDSAIAGELDAYHMLSPMPISMSLGLGSTAFPVKLASIENINGQAIAVAKQHLGKVKEAKDFKGFSIGVPFAYSMHNLLLRYYLAAGGLNPDKDVQIQVIPPPDAIAKMTAGQLDAFLLPDNVAQRAVFNKIGFIHLLTKDLWAGHPCCAFAANQKWIDTNPNTYRAINKAIIDGAGYANSPKNREEIAKAIAGKNYLNQPEPVLKAVLTGKFEDGQGNTLDIPDRVGFDPYPWKSFAKWISSQFVRWELMPKDKADYKSIAEQIYQTDLARELAKELGQSPATETERIEKLKFDTFDPAKPEAYIEEQIKQFKV comes from the coding sequence ATGAAAGCTGACCTCTGGCAACTCTTAGAGCAGGGCGCATTTGCTAACGCCACCGAAAGTCAAAAGCGGATCTGCTATGACCTGATCAAAATGGCGGGTGGTGTTGAAGAAGCATTTAGTGCAGCATTTGGACCTCAAGCACAGGAATTCTTCACCGATGCCATTCAGTCTAGTACTTTCCGTCGTCGCGAATTTTTGATTAAAGTGGCTGCTGCTGCTGCTGTAGTCACCCTCACAGGTTGCCCTTCTTCTCCACCTCCTGAAACTCCTTCTAAAGCACCAACCACCAATACGCCTAATCCTCCTGCAGCAAATATCGAGAAAGCCAACCTTAAGGTTGGCTTTTTGCCAATTACCTGTGCTACACCGATTATTATGTCGGAACCATTGGGATTCTATTCCAAATATGGCTTAAAGGTGGAATTGGTTAAGATGCCTAGTTGGGCAGCAGTTCGGGATTCGGCGATCGCTGGTGAATTGGATGCTTACCATATGCTCTCACCGATGCCCATCTCGATGTCTTTAGGCTTAGGTTCCACTGCTTTTCCTGTCAAATTAGCCAGTATTGAGAACATCAATGGACAAGCAATCGCTGTAGCCAAGCAACATCTAGGTAAGGTAAAGGAGGCAAAGGACTTTAAAGGCTTTAGTATTGGAGTCCCCTTCGCCTACTCCATGCACAACTTGCTCCTACGCTACTATCTTGCTGCGGGTGGCTTAAACCCTGATAAGGATGTCCAAATTCAGGTAATTCCGCCGCCAGATGCGATCGCCAAAATGACCGCAGGGCAGCTAGATGCATTTCTACTGCCAGACAACGTTGCTCAGCGAGCCGTTTTCAACAAGATTGGCTTTATCCATCTGTTAACCAAAGATCTCTGGGCTGGACATCCTTGCTGCGCCTTTGCCGCTAACCAAAAATGGATTGATACCAACCCCAACACCTATCGCGCTATTAATAAAGCGATTATTGATGGTGCAGGCTATGCCAATAGTCCGAAAAATCGTGAAGAAATTGCCAAGGCGATCGCAGGTAAAAACTATCTCAATCAACCTGAACCTGTATTGAAAGCTGTTCTCACAGGCAAGTTTGAAGACGGACAAGGCAATACTCTTGATATTCCTGATCGTGTTGGTTTTGATCCCTATCCTTGGAAGAGTTTCGCAAAATGGATTTCTTCTCAGTTTGTACGCTGGGAACTCATGCCTAAGGACAAGGCAGATTACAAATCTATTGCCGAACAAATCTATCAAACTGATTTGGCTCGCGAATTAGCGAAGGAGCTAGGTCAATCTCCCGCCACTGAAACCGAGCGTATTGAGAAACTCAAATTTGATACTTTCGATCCAGCCAAACCCGAAGCCTATATCGAAGAGCAGATCAAACAGTTTAAGGTCTAA
- the infA gene encoding translation initiation factor IF-1, which translates to MSKEDAIEMEGTVTESLPNAMFRVALDNGFNVLAHISGKIRRNYIKILPGDRVKVELTPYDLTKGRITYRLKNQGGGKK; encoded by the coding sequence TTGTCAAAAGAAGATGCTATTGAAATGGAAGGGACGGTAACTGAGTCACTTCCTAACGCTATGTTTCGAGTTGCCCTCGATAATGGCTTTAATGTACTTGCTCACATTTCGGGCAAGATCCGTCGGAACTATATCAAAATTTTGCCAGGCGATCGCGTTAAAGTGGAGCTAACGCCCTATGACCTCACGAAAGGACGCATTACTTACCGCCTCAAGAACCAAGGCGGCGGCAAAAAATAA
- a CDS encoding OsmC family protein, with protein MTQTATASVITPLRPVSKDGLEALAAKAKSNPNVIGTLKVKTVCEGQFRNLTYVRNLPEHVIDEPPTLLGQDTAPNPSEALLACLGSCLSVGIHANAIMRGITLSKLELHLEGDINITGVWGIGDLSEKRLGFSAVRVKVDIESDATIEQLAELLEHANYWSPVANTFRNPVDMQVSLA; from the coding sequence ATGACACAAACTGCTACCGCCTCGGTTATTACCCCTTTACGACCAGTCAGCAAAGATGGATTAGAAGCTCTTGCGGCTAAAGCTAAGTCCAATCCTAATGTAATTGGCACATTAAAAGTTAAAACCGTCTGCGAAGGTCAATTCCGCAACCTTACCTACGTTCGTAATTTGCCAGAGCATGTAATTGACGAGCCACCAACTTTGCTTGGACAGGACACGGCTCCGAATCCTTCCGAAGCTTTACTTGCTTGTCTTGGCTCTTGCCTATCCGTTGGGATTCATGCCAATGCAATTATGCGCGGTATTACTCTTTCTAAGCTAGAGTTGCATTTAGAAGGAGATATTAATATCACTGGTGTTTGGGGAATTGGTGATCTCTCCGAAAAGCGTCTTGGCTTCAGTGCTGTGCGCGTTAAAGTCGATATTGAGTCTGATGCAACCATAGAGCAGTTAGCAGAACTTCTAGAACATGCTAATTACTGGTCGCCAGTAGCCAATACTTTCCGTAATCCCGTTGATATGCAAGTTTCCCTCGCATAG
- a CDS encoding DedA family protein — translation MQEWITNTMNTLGYLGIGLLMFLENLFPPIPSELIMPLAGFTASQPNSQIQVIPAIAVGVIGTIVGAVPWYYAGLLLGQQRLQLLAERYGKWIGISSDDIEKSVHWFQKHGNKAVLLGRLVPGIRTLISIPAGISNMSIVPFFVYSTIGTVGWVSLLTYAGYFLGENYKLVEKYIDVVSKVVVIIVLIAITAFIGYRLYKRSRK, via the coding sequence ATGCAGGAATGGATTACAAACACAATGAATACCCTAGGCTATCTAGGGATTGGACTACTAATGTTTTTGGAAAATCTATTTCCACCAATTCCCTCCGAATTAATTATGCCCTTGGCAGGGTTTACCGCATCTCAGCCTAATTCACAAATTCAAGTGATTCCTGCGATCGCAGTAGGTGTAATTGGGACAATTGTGGGGGCAGTACCTTGGTATTATGCTGGCTTGTTGCTGGGGCAGCAACGCCTGCAATTGTTAGCAGAACGTTATGGTAAATGGATTGGTATTTCTAGCGACGATATCGAAAAATCCGTCCATTGGTTTCAAAAACATGGAAACAAAGCGGTTCTTCTGGGTCGTCTAGTACCAGGGATTAGGACATTAATTTCTATTCCCGCAGGCATTAGCAATATGTCGATTGTACCATTTTTTGTCTATTCCACCATCGGTACTGTGGGATGGGTATCTTTATTAACCTATGCAGGTTATTTCTTAGGAGAAAACTATAAATTAGTTGAAAAATATATAGATGTAGTTAGCAAAGTTGTTGTCATTATTGTTTTAATCGCGATCACTGCATTTATTGGTTATCGCCTCTATAAGAGATCCAGAAAATAA
- a CDS encoding ABC transporter ATP-binding protein, with amino-acid sequence MIVSSVETTNPLSEAAIPAQISLQNVSMVYRGRSGWINRLTKRTSKDYIALSDISFDIAPNTFVSIIGPSGCGKSTLLNLIAGLNTPSSGAVLVNGEEIYAPGPDRGVVFQNYALMPWLTVAENLHFAIETVYPKMSLADRKSRVYEYIELVGLKGAEKKHPHELSGGMKQRVGIARALAIDPQILLMDEPFGALDALTRGFLQDEVARIWEQKRKTVVMITHSIEEALLLSDKIVMMKRGPSAGIDEILDVPFPRPRSRENLDQQAGYHALKAEMEEHLMRETRAVEASRL; translated from the coding sequence ATGATCGTGTCTTCAGTAGAAACTACAAATCCATTATCAGAAGCAGCTATTCCTGCTCAGATTTCACTCCAAAACGTCTCTATGGTCTACCGAGGGCGAAGTGGCTGGATCAATCGCCTTACTAAGCGCACATCCAAGGACTATATTGCCTTATCAGACATCAGCTTTGATATTGCCCCTAATACCTTTGTTTCCATTATTGGTCCCTCTGGTTGTGGCAAATCCACACTGCTGAATTTGATTGCAGGTTTAAATACGCCTAGTAGTGGTGCAGTGTTGGTCAATGGCGAAGAAATCTATGCCCCTGGTCCCGATCGCGGCGTAGTTTTCCAGAATTACGCACTCATGCCCTGGCTGACGGTTGCCGAAAACCTCCACTTTGCAATAGAAACTGTCTATCCCAAAATGTCACTCGCTGATCGTAAAAGTCGCGTGTACGAATATATCGAACTCGTTGGCTTAAAGGGAGCCGAAAAGAAACATCCCCATGAGCTTTCGGGGGGTATGAAACAACGGGTTGGTATTGCTCGCGCCCTTGCAATCGATCCACAAATTCTGCTGATGGATGAACCCTTTGGCGCATTGGATGCCCTCACTCGCGGCTTCCTTCAAGATGAAGTAGCCAGAATTTGGGAACAAAAGCGCAAAACCGTTGTGATGATTACCCATAGTATCGAAGAGGCATTGCTACTCTCCGATAAAATCGTCATGATGAAGCGAGGACCATCCGCAGGAATTGATGAAATTCTAGATGTTCCCTTCCCTCGCCCGCGATCGCGTGAAAATCTTGACCAGCAGGCAGGCTACCATGCTCTCAAAGCTGAGATGGAAGAACATCTTATGCGGGAAACCCGTGCAGTTGAGGCTTCTCGACTATAA
- a CDS encoding TetR/AcrR family transcriptional regulator, translated as MKTHKSSVLFPANEFMANLKRTREDILTSAIDLVHRRGLQSTGLKDLFAATHASSGSFYNYFQSKDEFAHALIDYQWQQIRENAFLAATSITEDPIQRLFWVIDKIEAKHLSEINCAGCLLGNLIVDLTAYNETFRQHLQQVFDEWHSFFAQMLRQGQEQLRDRVDPDLLAEQILTMLEGVLLISRLYDQPDRLKRGFSNIRQLITDSLKVF; from the coding sequence ATGAAAACTCACAAATCTTCTGTTCTATTTCCAGCAAACGAGTTTATGGCAAACCTCAAACGCACCCGCGAAGATATTCTTACCTCAGCGATTGATCTGGTGCATCGTCGGGGTTTACAATCAACGGGACTCAAGGATTTATTTGCTGCAACCCATGCCTCATCGGGCAGTTTTTACAACTATTTTCAATCAAAAGATGAATTTGCTCATGCGCTCATCGATTATCAATGGCAACAAATTCGCGAAAATGCCTTTTTAGCAGCAACATCGATTACAGAAGATCCAATTCAAAGACTATTTTGGGTAATTGATAAAATAGAGGCAAAGCATCTTTCAGAAATCAATTGTGCGGGATGTCTATTAGGTAATTTAATTGTCGATTTAACAGCATATAACGAAACCTTTCGCCAACATTTACAACAGGTTTTTGATGAATGGCATTCTTTTTTTGCTCAAATGTTACGCCAAGGACAAGAGCAACTCCGCGATCGCGTCGATCCTGATCTTCTCGCGGAGCAGATTTTGACAATGCTAGAGGGAGTTCTGCTAATTTCTCGACTTTATGACCAACCCGATCGCCTTAAGCGCGGATTTAGCAATATTCGCCAGTTAATTACAGATTCTCTGAAAGTTTTTTAA
- a CDS encoding acyl-CoA dehydrogenase family protein, whose product MQASEISCKTSPSEMLTDGMLMQSLKQAIAQKLAPQVSQIDLQGVYPEEFLRHIGGLGAYAQCVAQKYGGTGSGVLPALKSIEMVSATCLSTGFMTWCHNACAWYLQNSDNPFLKEQILPQVARGEFLSGTGLSNPMKHFAGIEKIKIIATPCKGGYILNGTLPWVSNIGDQHLFGISAQIEGTDDYLMAIAQGGMQGLELKQDVHFIALEGTNTFRCLFRNAFISHDWILASPCDHYVEYIKPGFILMQVGMGLGLAQNCIELMRRIDKSKAHVNQFLDDRPEELESELETLRLKSYRLAEAIGHGQQLVSKEILREVVEARATASELSLRASQSLMLHAGAIAYVHGSVYERRLRESYFVAMVTPALKHLRKVLASM is encoded by the coding sequence ATGCAAGCTAGTGAAATAAGTTGCAAAACTTCTCCATCAGAAATGCTTACTGATGGAATGTTAATGCAGAGTCTCAAACAGGCGATCGCCCAAAAATTAGCGCCTCAAGTTAGCCAGATCGATTTGCAAGGTGTTTACCCTGAAGAATTTTTGCGGCATATTGGCGGATTAGGTGCATACGCTCAGTGCGTAGCACAGAAATATGGCGGTACTGGTAGTGGGGTATTACCTGCCTTAAAGTCGATCGAAATGGTTTCCGCAACTTGCTTAAGTACAGGATTTATGACTTGGTGTCACAATGCCTGTGCTTGGTACTTACAAAATAGTGATAATCCATTTTTAAAAGAACAAATTTTACCACAGGTCGCTAGGGGGGAATTTCTATCGGGAACAGGGCTTTCTAACCCGATGAAACACTTTGCTGGTATTGAGAAAATTAAAATTATCGCCACTCCCTGCAAAGGTGGCTACATTCTTAATGGCACTTTGCCTTGGGTTTCTAATATTGGCGATCAACATCTATTTGGCATATCCGCTCAAATAGAAGGAACCGATGACTATCTCATGGCGATCGCCCAAGGGGGAATGCAGGGTTTAGAACTGAAGCAAGATGTGCATTTTATAGCTTTAGAAGGAACTAATACCTTTAGGTGTTTATTTCGCAATGCGTTCATTAGCCACGATTGGATTTTAGCTTCACCCTGTGATCACTATGTAGAATATATCAAACCAGGATTTATCTTAATGCAGGTGGGTATGGGTCTGGGCTTGGCTCAGAACTGTATTGAGCTAATGCGGAGAATTGATAAGAGTAAAGCTCATGTGAATCAATTCCTTGACGATCGCCCTGAAGAATTAGAAAGTGAATTGGAAACCCTGCGCCTCAAATCCTATCGTTTGGCTGAGGCGATCGGGCATGGTCAGCAGCTAGTCAGCAAGGAGATTTTGCGCGAAGTCGTGGAGGCAAGGGCTACCGCGTCAGAGTTATCATTACGAGCTTCGCAATCTTTAATGCTCCATGCTGGGGCGATCGCCTATGTTCATGGCAGTGTGTATGAGCGCAGATTACGCGAGTCTTATTTTGTGGCAATGGTAACACCAGCCCTCAAACATTTACGCAAAGTCTTAGCATCAATGTAG
- a CDS encoding transposase gives MESIVKHAQRLVYSLLSFMPSVYQKASLNAILGLFLEAQGHPLPQHTQVKSASSLSRFQNHYNWSTRSVIRITRQIILEQIAQHRPYKGSPLKILIDLTTLTKCGKFLHLNTSTADGSAPWVRMLNGKRGLHLVLLYLVYGEWRIPWSFRVWRGKGYASPSDLACKLLGTVPKRLTQGRKVIVLADTEFCTVKFLNTVRAKAWRVVVGIRCNRKLQDGRSVKQLYRHGKRGQQVLLEGLSTTFTISWFWLKRADSKRELRFVISSHPYSGAYLVMLGRKRWAIEGFFKTIKHRFGLHCFGQSTKLGVFRWLILSLIAYLLAHWSTQWSPPPVLDWKAASDLTLSVLFPSVLWLKLLRYIRINADIAARYGFKIVLKPIPT, from the coding sequence ATGGAAAGCATCGTTAAGCACGCCCAAAGGTTAGTTTATAGCCTTCTGAGCTTTATGCCTAGTGTGTATCAAAAAGCCAGTCTGAATGCGATATTGGGACTATTTCTCGAAGCGCAGGGACATCCTTTACCTCAACATACGCAAGTAAAATCAGCCAGTTCGTTAAGTCGGTTTCAAAATCACTATAACTGGTCTACGCGGTCAGTGATTCGGATAACCCGTCAGATCATCTTAGAGCAAATCGCTCAGCATCGACCATACAAAGGGAGTCCATTGAAGATCTTGATTGACTTGACCACATTGACAAAATGCGGCAAGTTTTTGCATCTAAATACCTCGACGGCTGACGGCTCAGCCCCATGGGTAAGGATGCTCAACGGTAAGCGAGGACTTCATCTAGTCTTACTTTATCTAGTCTACGGTGAGTGGCGAATACCATGGAGTTTTAGAGTGTGGCGCGGCAAGGGATATGCGAGTCCATCAGACTTAGCTTGTAAATTGTTGGGAACAGTGCCAAAGCGATTAACCCAAGGCAGGAAAGTAATTGTTCTTGCTGATACTGAGTTTTGCACAGTCAAGTTTTTAAATACAGTCCGAGCAAAGGCTTGGCGAGTTGTTGTGGGCATACGCTGCAATCGTAAGCTTCAAGATGGGCGTTCGGTCAAACAACTTTATCGTCATGGCAAACGGGGGCAACAAGTTTTACTCGAAGGGCTAAGTACCACATTTACCATCTCTTGGTTCTGGCTCAAAAGAGCTGATAGCAAACGAGAGTTACGCTTTGTGATTTCTTCTCATCCTTATTCGGGTGCTTATCTGGTGATGTTGGGTCGTAAGCGTTGGGCGATTGAGGGATTTTTCAAAACCATTAAACATCGCTTTGGTTTACATTGTTTTGGGCAGTCTACAAAACTTGGAGTTTTTCGTTGGCTAATTCTATCTCTGATTGCTTATCTTTTGGCTCACTGGAGTACTCAATGGTCGCCACCTCCTGTCTTGGACTGGAAGGCTGCCTCTGATTTGACACTTTCTGTTTTATTCCCTTCTGTCCTTTGGTTAAAACTCCTCCGATACATCCGAATTAATGCTGATATTGCTGCTCGTTATGGTTTTAAAATTGTTCTCAAACCCATTCCTACTTAA